One genomic window of Elaeis guineensis isolate ETL-2024a chromosome 2, EG11, whole genome shotgun sequence includes the following:
- the LOC105055797 gene encoding transcription factor UNE12 isoform X3 has translation MANAPPPPQDGIGDDFFEQIFSMPPPYAGGDGGGSGGGLAGGGEGGMPPGMVLSREGGSGAGGTSGFPLGLSLERGSGSGKRLREETEAKATFHGQVKQGGVAAGPQPPAPRPKVRARRGQATDPHSIAERLRRERIAERMRALQELVPNTNKTDRAAMLDEILDYVKFLRLQVKVLSMSRLGGAGAVAQLVADIPLPVEGEASESGRKQQVWEKWSTDGTERQVAKLMEEDIGAAMQFLQSKALCMMPISLAMAIYDTHNQPEGHTVKPEPNASS, from the exons ATGGCGAACGCACCGCCTCCTCCGCAGGATGGCATAGGGGACGATTTCTTCGAGCAGATCTTCTCGATGCCCCCGCCTTACGCTGGGGGGGACGGCGGCGGCAGCGGCGGCGGCCTCGCTGGAGGAGGCGAGGGGGGCATGCCCCCGGGGATGGTCCTCTCCCGCGAGGGTGGTTCCGGAGCCGGCGGGACGTCTGGGTTCCCTCTGGGGCTCAGCTTGGAGAGGGGCTCCGGCAGCGGCAAAAGGCTCCGAGAGGAAACGGAGGCCAAGGCG ACTTTTCATGGGCAAGTGAAGCAAGGAGGGGTTGCTGCAGGGCCACAACCACCAGCCCCCCGACCAAAGGTGCGGGCACGACGGGGTCAAGCCACTGATCCTCATAGTATCGCTGAGAGG CTACGTAGAGAAAGAATAGCAGAAAGGATGAGGGCTCTGCAGGAGTTGGTCCCAAACACTAATAAG ACGGATAGAGCAGCCATGCTTGATGAGATCTTAGATTATGTGAAGTTTTTGAGGCTCCAAGTGAAG GTTTTAAGCATGAGTAGGTTGGGTGGCGCTGGAGCTGTGGCACAGCTGGTAGCTGATATCCCACTACCGGTTGAG GGGGAGGCAAGCGAGAGTGGGAGGAAGCAGCAAGTGTGGGAGAAGTGGTCAACAGATGGCACAGAACGGCAAGTAGCGAAGCTCATGGAAGAAGACATTGGAGCAGCAATGCAATTCCTCCAATCCAAAGCTCTGTGCATGATGCCAATCTCACTTGCTATGGCTATCTATGACACGCATAACCAGCCCGAAGGCCACACAGTCAAGCCTGAACCCAACGCCTCTTCATAG
- the LOC105055797 gene encoding transcription factor UNE12 isoform X2 encodes MANAPPPPQDGIGDDFFEQIFSMPPPYAGGDGGGSGGGLAGGGEGGMPPGMVLSREGGSGAGGTSGFPLGLSLERGSGSGKRLREETEAKAERDPVQLAGLFPPGFGHLQSHQIRPNPPTPTPQTFHGQVKQGGVAAGPQPPAPRPKVRARRGQATDPHSIAERLRRERIAERMRALQELVPNTNKTDRAAMLDEILDYVKFLRLQVKVLSMSRLGGAGAVAQLVADIPLPVEGEASESGRKQQVWEKWSTDGTERQVAKLMEEDIGAAMQFLQSKALCMMPISLAMAIYDTHNQPEGHTVKPEPNASS; translated from the exons ATGGCGAACGCACCGCCTCCTCCGCAGGATGGCATAGGGGACGATTTCTTCGAGCAGATCTTCTCGATGCCCCCGCCTTACGCTGGGGGGGACGGCGGCGGCAGCGGCGGCGGCCTCGCTGGAGGAGGCGAGGGGGGCATGCCCCCGGGGATGGTCCTCTCCCGCGAGGGTGGTTCCGGAGCCGGCGGGACGTCTGGGTTCCCTCTGGGGCTCAGCTTGGAGAGGGGCTCCGGCAGCGGCAAAAGGCTCCGAGAGGAAACGGAGGCCAAGGCG GAGAGGGATCCGGTGCAGTTAGCGGGATTGTTTCCTCCGGGGTTTGGTCACCTTCAGTCTCATCAAATCCGGCCGAATCCTCCCACTCCTACTCCTC AGACTTTTCATGGGCAAGTGAAGCAAGGAGGGGTTGCTGCAGGGCCACAACCACCAGCCCCCCGACCAAAGGTGCGGGCACGACGGGGTCAAGCCACTGATCCTCATAGTATCGCTGAGAGG CTACGTAGAGAAAGAATAGCAGAAAGGATGAGGGCTCTGCAGGAGTTGGTCCCAAACACTAATAAG ACGGATAGAGCAGCCATGCTTGATGAGATCTTAGATTATGTGAAGTTTTTGAGGCTCCAAGTGAAG GTTTTAAGCATGAGTAGGTTGGGTGGCGCTGGAGCTGTGGCACAGCTGGTAGCTGATATCCCACTACCGGTTGAG GGGGAGGCAAGCGAGAGTGGGAGGAAGCAGCAAGTGTGGGAGAAGTGGTCAACAGATGGCACAGAACGGCAAGTAGCGAAGCTCATGGAAGAAGACATTGGAGCAGCAATGCAATTCCTCCAATCCAAAGCTCTGTGCATGATGCCAATCTCACTTGCTATGGCTATCTATGACACGCATAACCAGCCCGAAGGCCACACAGTCAAGCCTGAACCCAACGCCTCTTCATAG
- the LOC105055797 gene encoding transcription factor UNE12 isoform X1, whose amino-acid sequence MANAPPPPQDGIGDDFFEQIFSMPPPYAGGDGGGSGGGLAGGGEGGMPPGMVLSREGGSGAGGTSGFPLGLSLERGSGSGKRLREETEAKAERDPVQLAGLFPPGFGHLQSHQIRPNPPTPTPPQTFHGQVKQGGVAAGPQPPAPRPKVRARRGQATDPHSIAERLRRERIAERMRALQELVPNTNKTDRAAMLDEILDYVKFLRLQVKVLSMSRLGGAGAVAQLVADIPLPVEGEASESGRKQQVWEKWSTDGTERQVAKLMEEDIGAAMQFLQSKALCMMPISLAMAIYDTHNQPEGHTVKPEPNASS is encoded by the exons ATGGCGAACGCACCGCCTCCTCCGCAGGATGGCATAGGGGACGATTTCTTCGAGCAGATCTTCTCGATGCCCCCGCCTTACGCTGGGGGGGACGGCGGCGGCAGCGGCGGCGGCCTCGCTGGAGGAGGCGAGGGGGGCATGCCCCCGGGGATGGTCCTCTCCCGCGAGGGTGGTTCCGGAGCCGGCGGGACGTCTGGGTTCCCTCTGGGGCTCAGCTTGGAGAGGGGCTCCGGCAGCGGCAAAAGGCTCCGAGAGGAAACGGAGGCCAAGGCG GAGAGGGATCCGGTGCAGTTAGCGGGATTGTTTCCTCCGGGGTTTGGTCACCTTCAGTCTCATCAAATCCGGCCGAATCCTCCCACTCCTACTCCTCCTCAG ACTTTTCATGGGCAAGTGAAGCAAGGAGGGGTTGCTGCAGGGCCACAACCACCAGCCCCCCGACCAAAGGTGCGGGCACGACGGGGTCAAGCCACTGATCCTCATAGTATCGCTGAGAGG CTACGTAGAGAAAGAATAGCAGAAAGGATGAGGGCTCTGCAGGAGTTGGTCCCAAACACTAATAAG ACGGATAGAGCAGCCATGCTTGATGAGATCTTAGATTATGTGAAGTTTTTGAGGCTCCAAGTGAAG GTTTTAAGCATGAGTAGGTTGGGTGGCGCTGGAGCTGTGGCACAGCTGGTAGCTGATATCCCACTACCGGTTGAG GGGGAGGCAAGCGAGAGTGGGAGGAAGCAGCAAGTGTGGGAGAAGTGGTCAACAGATGGCACAGAACGGCAAGTAGCGAAGCTCATGGAAGAAGACATTGGAGCAGCAATGCAATTCCTCCAATCCAAAGCTCTGTGCATGATGCCAATCTCACTTGCTATGGCTATCTATGACACGCATAACCAGCCCGAAGGCCACACAGTCAAGCCTGAACCCAACGCCTCTTCATAG